The Nitrospinaceae bacterium genomic interval ATGAAACTCACCTATTCCAGGCAGAGCATCATAATTCCCGTCTTGTGGTATGCCCGTCAAATCTCCCACGCCGCCAACCTGGGTGGCAACTATCGCACGGGCAGCCGCCATTCCCTCTATGATGCACAGGGGCGTTCCTTCATTTTTTGAGGTCAAAGCAATCAAATCCAAGCATTCATAAATCGCCGGCAAATCGGAACGCCACCCAAGAAAATGGCACCGCTCGTTTATCCCTAACTTCCTTACCTTTTCCTCAAGATCGGAACGCATCTCGCCATCGCCCACGATGAGAAAATGTGCCAGACCAGACCTCTTTCCTACCCCTTCTTTTAAAACGCGGGCCGCCGATTCAAAAAAACAAACGTGATCCTTAATAGGCACCAATCGGCCGACAATACCCACGAGAGGAACATCGACAGGGAGGGAAAGATTTTTTTTTATCGCGCGCTCTCCGAGAACAGATTCATTTGTCTTCAAAAAAGCGTCGAGTTCAATACCCAAGGAGACAACCGCCATTTTCTCACTTCTGGTTACACCAAACCCGACCAGTTCATCTCGAAGGGACTCGCTCAATGTAATCAGGTTGGTTGAGATATACGCTAATCCACGCTCAAGTAGACGAAAAATCCGACTTTTGAGCGGAGAGAAATATCCCGACAAAACATGGCCATGAAACGTGTGATAAACAAGCACTCTCCTCGGCGCCCAAAGCCCCCTCCAGTGAAGACGGCGGTATAGCAATGCGGCAACCCTACCAACAGCACCCGCTTTCGCCGTGTGTGTGTGGACGATATCAGGTCCGAATGAAACCATGTAACGAAAAAGCCTCCAAATCATAGGCAAATCTTGGAGAAAGCTTATTTCTCGG includes:
- a CDS encoding glycosyltransferase, whose amino-acid sequence is MTANRPLRILRLIARLNVGGPARHVILLTEKFREKGWVSELVVGEVDASEGSMEDFAAAKGIVPVKFEKLGREISFLQDLPMIWRLFRYMVSFGPDIVHTHTAKAGAVGRVAALLYRRLHWRGLWAPRRVLVYHTFHGHVLSGYFSPLKSRIFRLLERGLAYISTNLITLSESLRDELVGFGVTRSEKMAVVSLGIELDAFLKTNESVLGERAIKKNLSLPVDVPLVGIVGRLVPIKDHVCFFESAARVLKEGVGKRSGLAHFLIVGDGEMRSDLEEKVRKLGINERCHFLGWRSDLPAIYECLDLIALTSKNEGTPLCIIEGMAAARAIVATQVGGVGDLTGIPQDGNYDALPGIGEFHVGAVGALVQSEDSKGFASAMGFLLNDPSKLTDMGRVGRERARQYSIDHLVNNLESLYLGNSQ